The Methylomusa anaerophila genome has a segment encoding these proteins:
- a CDS encoding class II aldolase/adducin family protein, translating to MKQVIQDSLDSVEYAQKEVLAIGCMLLDKGLVSGTWGNVSTRIPDADCIAVTPSGKPYHELKFENIVIVDKTGNVIRGDFKPTSELSLHLTIYKARPDIKAIVHTHSVFASACAVAHRSIPPIIEDLVQLAGGSIDVAPYALPGTAELALNAVNTLGNKQAVLLANHGVVGCGRSLPEAFIACELVEKAAQIYIHANILGGAKTLSPADVKVMHDLYLNSYQKHP from the coding sequence ATGAAACAGGTCATTCAGGATAGTCTGGATAGTGTGGAATATGCACAAAAAGAAGTATTGGCCATAGGCTGTATGCTGCTGGATAAAGGTCTTGTATCAGGAACGTGGGGAAATGTCAGTACTCGCATTCCTGATGCGGACTGTATCGCTGTCACTCCGTCAGGAAAGCCCTATCACGAACTTAAGTTTGAAAATATTGTTATTGTCGATAAAACAGGTAATGTTATTCGCGGTGACTTCAAACCAACATCCGAATTATCTTTACATCTCACCATTTATAAAGCCAGACCAGATATAAAAGCCATCGTCCACACTCATAGCGTATTTGCCAGTGCTTGTGCTGTGGCACATCGATCTATTCCGCCGATTATTGAAGATTTGGTACAACTTGCAGGCGGAAGTATTGATGTAGCCCCTTATGCGCTGCCGGGGACCGCCGAACTTGCGCTTAATGCGGTAAATACCTTGGGAAATAAGCAAGCTGTGCTATTAGCAAATCATGGTGTGGTTGGCTGCGGCCGATCGCTGCCGGAAGCATTCATAGCCTGCGAACTAGTCGAGAAAGCCGCGCAAATATATATCCATGCAAACATTTTGGGCGGGGCAAAAACATTAAGCCCCGCGGACGTAAAAGTAATGCATGACCTATACCTCAACAGTTATCAAAAGCACCCGTAG
- a CDS encoding amidohydrolase yields MTKLLLKGGEVLCADGQIRTVDVAIADSVVAQVGNVDSTWMAEQIIDCKDKLILPGFVNTHTHAAMTLLRSYADDMKLMDWLENRIWPAEDNLTGEDVYWGTMLAIAEMIKTGTTTFADMYFFMPEVAKAVSESGIRAVLARGMVGVAPTADKSLTESEEFYNEWNNACDGRITVMLGPHAPYTCPPEYLKKVISLAERLGAEIHIHLAETAGEVAECIKQYGMSPIALMKKVGLFDFGTLAAHCVHISPEDISILREKGVRVAHNPGSNMKLASGVAPVPDMLEAKICVGLGTDGAASNNNLDMLEEIRLAAMLHKVHRLDPLAVPAATAIDMATVQGIQALNLDKLGKIEVGYKADITVFDMQNPHWYPRHDRLSLLVYAAQGNDVHTVIVNGKILLNNRQLTMIDEERLFRELQIRGMKLVSNINK; encoded by the coding sequence ATGACAAAGCTACTGCTTAAAGGTGGAGAAGTATTATGCGCCGACGGTCAAATTCGAACCGTCGACGTTGCAATTGCAGACTCTGTCGTTGCCCAGGTGGGCAACGTAGACAGTACATGGATGGCGGAACAAATAATTGACTGTAAGGACAAGCTGATACTTCCGGGTTTTGTTAATACCCATACTCACGCCGCCATGACTCTTTTGCGTAGCTACGCAGATGATATGAAGCTAATGGACTGGCTTGAAAACAGAATTTGGCCGGCTGAAGATAACCTCACTGGTGAAGATGTCTATTGGGGCACAATGCTGGCAATAGCGGAAATGATTAAAACAGGCACTACCACTTTTGCGGATATGTATTTCTTTATGCCGGAAGTAGCAAAAGCCGTCTCTGAAAGCGGTATCCGAGCCGTTCTGGCAAGAGGAATGGTGGGAGTAGCTCCTACTGCCGACAAGTCATTGACCGAAAGCGAAGAGTTCTATAACGAATGGAATAACGCCTGTGACGGTAGAATAACCGTTATGCTCGGCCCGCATGCTCCTTATACCTGTCCGCCGGAGTATCTTAAAAAAGTAATTTCATTGGCGGAACGCTTAGGCGCGGAAATTCATATTCATCTGGCTGAAACAGCAGGCGAAGTGGCTGAGTGTATTAAACAATACGGTATGTCTCCCATTGCGCTGATGAAAAAAGTTGGATTGTTTGATTTTGGTACACTCGCTGCTCACTGTGTACATATCTCACCCGAAGATATTTCTATTCTGCGGGAAAAAGGAGTGCGGGTTGCTCATAACCCGGGAAGCAATATGAAGCTAGCCAGCGGAGTAGCTCCTGTACCGGACATGCTGGAAGCAAAGATTTGTGTCGGTCTGGGAACAGATGGCGCCGCAAGCAATAATAATCTCGACATGTTGGAAGAAATTCGTCTGGCAGCTATGCTTCACAAAGTTCATCGACTTGATCCTTTAGCTGTTCCGGCGGCAACAGCCATTGATATGGCCACAGTACAAGGTATACAAGCATTAAATCTCGACAAACTAGGTAAAATTGAGGTTGGCTATAAAGCCGATATCACCGTTTTTGATATGCAAAATCCACACTGGTACCCCAGACACGATCGTCTTTCACTTCTGGTGTACGCGGCGCAAGGAAATGATGTACACACTGTCATAGTTAACGGTAAAATACTACTTAATAATCGCCAACTCACAATGATTGATGAAGAACGCTTGTTCCGGGAGTTACAAATCAGAGGAATGAAACTGGTAAGCAATATCAATAAGTAA
- a CDS encoding aminotransferase class I/II-fold pyridoxal phosphate-dependent enzyme, with protein sequence MFEQADRMQGLSSAIFSQVDDLRKSETAAGKDVITLSIGSPDMSPAPHIIAALKQSADCCFNYGYTLTKGSTDLLQAITAWYENKFGVILDPQTEVHSLIGSQEGLAHISLCLINPGDVVLIPDPGYPIYSAGPLIAGAELYRLPLTAANNYLPDLSAIDPSVLRRAKMMILNYPNNPLAATAPREFLQEVVHFARRYEILVCYDFAYSDLVFDNYRPDSFLSLPGAKDIAIEFNSLSKTYSMAGCRVGYAVGNSKVLSLLGRLKSNFDYGIFYPLQQAAVAALTGPQDCIIATAACYQRRRDIIVDGLNSMGWKVSRPKASMYVWAPVPTKESSFNFTVSLLKNTGVAVIPGSAFGNCGEGYVRIALVQPEHRLEEAVLRIKKWFNTLK encoded by the coding sequence ATGTTTGAACAGGCTGACCGAATGCAGGGTTTGTCTTCAGCAATTTTTTCGCAAGTAGATGACTTACGAAAATCCGAAACTGCCGCCGGCAAAGATGTAATTACGCTCAGTATAGGCAGCCCCGACATGTCGCCAGCGCCTCATATAATTGCAGCCTTAAAGCAATCCGCTGATTGTTGCTTCAATTACGGGTACACACTGACTAAAGGTTCTACCGACTTGCTGCAGGCAATAACGGCTTGGTATGAAAATAAATTTGGCGTAATATTAGACCCGCAAACTGAAGTTCACTCACTGATCGGATCACAAGAAGGATTGGCTCATATTTCCTTATGCCTCATAAATCCCGGTGATGTGGTCTTGATACCTGACCCTGGCTATCCCATTTACAGTGCCGGACCTCTGATTGCGGGGGCAGAATTATATCGCCTGCCGCTCACGGCAGCTAACAACTACTTGCCTGATTTGTCTGCCATTGATCCTTCAGTACTCCGCAGAGCGAAAATGATGATCTTAAACTATCCCAATAACCCATTAGCCGCGACAGCGCCGCGTGAATTCTTGCAGGAAGTCGTTCACTTTGCCAGGCGCTACGAAATATTGGTCTGTTATGATTTTGCCTACAGTGATCTGGTTTTTGACAATTACCGTCCCGACAGTTTTTTATCCCTCCCGGGAGCAAAAGATATCGCCATTGAGTTTAATTCACTTTCCAAAACCTATAGTATGGCAGGTTGCCGGGTTGGGTATGCAGTAGGAAATAGCAAGGTATTATCCTTACTGGGACGGCTAAAATCGAACTTTGATTATGGCATCTTTTATCCCCTGCAGCAAGCAGCCGTTGCAGCATTAACCGGTCCTCAGGATTGTATTATTGCAACGGCCGCCTGCTATCAGCGAAGAAGAGATATCATTGTGGACGGTCTCAACTCTATGGGTTGGAAAGTTTCCCGCCCGAAAGCCTCTATGTATGTTTGGGCGCCTGTTCCTACAAAGGAATCTTCATTTAATTTTACCGTATCTTTACTAAAAAACACAGGAGTTGCTGTCATCCCAGGCAGCGCCTTTGGCAACTGCGGCGAGGGATACGTCCGAATTGCACTGGTCCAGCCGGAACATCGTCTGGAAGAAGCAGTTCTCCGGATAAAAAAATGGTTCAACACTCTCAAATAG
- a CDS encoding ASCH domain-containing protein → MRALNFYSSNYHSQLVCRRKACTIRLGDKTNKYSEGDIVWITVGKRFSQKKRIYTAVIDRILVKPISQLTMDDLHGENPDIASIDDLMVFLQSIYDKTLTCGDIVTVVYFSEIIE, encoded by the coding sequence ATGCGGGCATTGAATTTCTATTCATCAAACTATCATAGTCAGCTAGTTTGCCGACGTAAAGCCTGTACCATCCGGTTGGGTGATAAAACCAATAAATATTCGGAAGGGGATATAGTCTGGATAACCGTTGGTAAGCGGTTTTCACAAAAGAAAAGAATATATACCGCAGTTATAGACCGTATACTCGTCAAGCCTATCTCGCAATTAACCATGGATGACTTGCACGGAGAGAACCCGGATATTGCCAGCATCGATGATTTAATGGTCTTTCTCCAATCAATTTATGATAAGACACTTACATGTGGTGACATTGTTACTGTCGTGTATTTTTCAGAAATCATCGAATAG
- the pduL gene encoding phosphate propanoyltransferase, which yields MSKQIPVGISARHVHVTREHLDILFGEGYQLTVKKDLSQPGQYAANEQVDIVTEKGTFKNVRILGPERKQTQVEIALTDALKLGVNPPVRDSGDLKGSVGVTVIGPKGQVKIEEGVIVACRHIHMTPADAAEFGVKDKEIVKVCVGGDRGLIFDNVLVRVNDNFKLELHLDTDEGNAAKVSTGSTVAIVK from the coding sequence TTGTCGAAACAAATTCCAGTTGGTATTTCAGCCCGCCACGTACATGTAACCCGTGAGCATCTTGATATTCTGTTTGGCGAAGGATATCAACTTACAGTGAAAAAAGATCTCTCCCAGCCTGGCCAATATGCTGCCAATGAACAAGTGGATATCGTAACTGAAAAAGGCACTTTCAAGAATGTTCGCATTCTTGGACCCGAACGCAAACAAACTCAGGTAGAAATCGCTTTAACTGACGCCCTGAAACTGGGAGTTAATCCCCCGGTACGCGACTCAGGTGATCTAAAAGGATCCGTCGGAGTCACTGTTATCGGACCTAAAGGTCAAGTCAAAATTGAAGAGGGCGTTATTGTAGCCTGTCGGCATATTCACATGACGCCTGCCGATGCCGCAGAATTCGGAGTTAAAGACAAGGAAATTGTCAAAGTTTGTGTCGGCGGTGATCGCGGTTTAATTTTTGACAATGTTCTGGTCAGAGTGAACGATAATTTCAAGCTTGAACTGCACCTTGACACAGATGAAGGAAATGCAGCCAAAGTTTCTACCGGCAGCACGGTCGCTATTGTTAAATAA
- a CDS encoding 4Fe-4S binding protein produces MPRPVFNEERCKGCELCTVVCPHKIVVIANHFNSKGYRPATCEDESKCVGCALCAKTCPDVAIEIHKTESKDSL; encoded by the coding sequence ATGCCGAGACCCGTCTTCAACGAAGAAAGATGTAAAGGCTGCGAACTATGCACGGTAGTATGCCCCCATAAAATTGTAGTGATCGCCAACCATTTTAACAGCAAAGGCTATCGTCCCGCCACCTGTGAAGACGAATCGAAGTGTGTAGGCTGTGCTTTATGTGCGAAAACTTGTCCGGATGTAGCTATTGAAATCCATAAAACCGAAAGTAAAGATTCGCTTTAA
- a CDS encoding 3-methyl-2-oxobutanoate dehydrogenase subunit VorB: protein MAEKILMKGNEAIGEAAIVAGCRHYFGYPITPQTELTEYLSKRMPQINGVFVQAESEIAAINMVFGAAGAGARAMTSSSSPGISLKQEGISYIAGAELPCVIVNMVRGGPGLGGIQPAQSDYFQATKGGGHGDYRTIVLAPNSVQELVDITILSFDLADKYRNPVLILGDGALGQMMEPVEFTGIDSKPMEKPWAATGLRGRTEPNIITSLHLQPEKLEQHNIHLQEKYAKIRENEIRYEELYTEDAELILVAYGITSRIACSAMEKARSEGLKVGMLRPITLWPFPDLPLARLAKTTNAFLVLELCAGQMIEDVRLAVNGLKPVYFYGRMGGMMPSPKAIYNQAANILAGKEGK, encoded by the coding sequence GTGGCAGAAAAAATTTTAATGAAGGGCAATGAAGCAATCGGTGAAGCAGCTATCGTTGCGGGGTGCCGCCACTACTTTGGTTACCCCATTACCCCGCAAACCGAGCTTACTGAATACCTGTCGAAAAGAATGCCCCAAATTAATGGTGTATTTGTTCAGGCCGAAAGTGAAATAGCAGCTATTAATATGGTCTTTGGCGCTGCCGGCGCCGGGGCCCGGGCCATGACCTCTTCATCAAGCCCGGGCATTAGTTTAAAACAAGAGGGTATCTCGTACATCGCCGGTGCGGAACTGCCTTGTGTTATTGTTAATATGGTGCGAGGCGGCCCTGGTCTTGGCGGTATACAACCGGCGCAATCCGACTATTTTCAAGCTACTAAAGGAGGAGGCCATGGGGATTATCGGACCATCGTATTGGCACCTAATTCTGTACAAGAACTTGTCGACATTACAATTCTTTCCTTTGACCTGGCCGACAAATACCGCAACCCGGTATTGATTTTAGGCGACGGAGCATTGGGGCAAATGATGGAGCCGGTGGAGTTTACCGGCATTGACAGCAAGCCTATGGAAAAACCGTGGGCGGCAACAGGACTGAGAGGACGGACCGAGCCCAATATCATTACCTCCCTGCATTTACAGCCGGAGAAATTGGAACAGCATAATATTCACCTGCAAGAAAAATATGCGAAAATTAGAGAGAACGAAATCCGTTATGAAGAGTTATATACCGAAGATGCGGAGCTAATATTGGTTGCTTATGGCATTACTTCCAGGATTGCCTGTTCGGCAATGGAAAAGGCAAGATCAGAAGGATTGAAAGTCGGTATGCTGCGTCCTATCACTTTGTGGCCTTTTCCTGATTTACCGTTGGCCCGGTTGGCCAAAACCACCAACGCTTTTCTGGTACTTGAATTGTGCGCCGGTCAAATGATCGAAGATGTACGTCTTGCGGTCAATGGCCTTAAACCGGTCTACTTTTACGGGCGCATGGGCGGAATGATGCCAAGTCCCAAAGCCATATACAACCAAGCTGCAAATATTCTTGCCGGTAAGGAGGGAAAGTAA